A genomic window from Pungitius pungitius chromosome 12, fPunPun2.1, whole genome shotgun sequence includes:
- the LOC134132961 gene encoding uncharacterized protein LOC134132961, which produces MEDEYDQETVDGGWGPAPGYRWKIINDQLRLLLVAVGGETTGKKKHEAVERTERAVRKLLEKKGVSLADRLSLAQILWEKERDCREEKKELESKREKASVLKKGKLRKEMEDVEDMRSALFSYWIKSKAVGRNNQERCNEERPPAYDVEINGVNSASAPAGLYPVLNITGGELEVEESVPLRGCRGNEVTGESRPFEARQNREGFKEWTDSRTPGRRDSSEVQRRNKADKRKYLAGANERVKTQLRYGESPDMGEREKKGSASAQEEQNGECGDNSDPEIHGEPGKMYPLFMSSRGVNKYKPWSLGDVSALVAQMPAPSEGGDKWLKQLDTLTNGHTLALGDFRAVAARCMTAHDLADVENRAGVTRQADDDRFLYFATEIGDAMREKWPLLMSTKIPKLPWDAKKTPRAYLDECKETWVKSTSHHPGTEGIQREWFRQAVLEGVPEGVKAKMITNPDLPGSESAVWERHLLHHLQDATEEATGEEKQLKELQAQLLRLQLTKVKQEVSDKKQKGKDERQMTVQAAPAEGVQRPRKGEDRPSPHSYPS; this is translated from the exons atggaagatgaatatgatcaggaaactgttgacggcggctgggggccagcgccggggtatcgatggaaaataataaacgaccagctgaggctgttgttggtggcggtgggtggagagaccaccgggaaaaagaagcatgaggctgtggagcgcacggaacgcgcggtgagaaagttgttagaaaagaaaggcgttagtttggcagacaggctgtcactggcgcagattttgtgggagaaggagagagattgtagagaagaaaagaaggagcttgagtcgaaacgcgagaaggcgagtgtgttgaaaaaaggaaaacttcgtaaagagatggaggatgtggaggacatgaggtccgcattgttttcgtattggataaaaagtaaagccgtggggagaaataaccaggaacggtgtaatgaggaaagaccaccggcatacgatgttgaaataaacggtgtgaattcggcttctgcacctgctgggttgtatcctgtattaaatataacggggggagagttggaagttgaagaaagtgtaccactgcggggttgtcggggcaacgaggtaacgggggaaagccggcctttcgaagcgcgtcaaaatcgggaggggtttaaagaatggacggactcacgcactccggggagaagggacagctcagaagtgcagcggagaaataaggcggataagagaaagtatttagccggggcgaatgagcgggtgaaaacacaattgagatacggggaatcaccagacatgggggagagagaaaaaaaaggctctgcctcggctcaggaggagcaaaacggggaatgcggggataacagcgacccagagattcacggggaaccgggaaaaatgtatccgttattcatgtcttctcgaggggttaataaatacaagccgtGGTCGCTGGGAGACGTGTCTGCTCTTGTCGCGCAAATGCCTGcaccatctgaagggggagataagtggctaaaacaactcgatacgcttactaacggacacacgctggcgctcggcgactttagggctgtagcagccagatgcatgaccgcacatgatttagcggacgtggaaaacagagcgggggtgacccgacaagccgatgacgacagatttttgtatttcgcgacggagatcggggacgcaatgcgcgagaaatggccacttctaatgtcgactaaaataccaaaattaccatgggacgcgaagaaaaccccgcgcgcgtatttggacgaatgtaaagaaacctgggtaaaaagcactagccatcatccgggaacggagggcatacagagagaatggttcagacaggcggtgctggagggagtaccagagggggtaaaagctaaaatgatcactaatccagacttgccaggaagtgaatctgctgtgtgggaaagacatttactgcaccatttacaggacgcgactgaggaagcgacaggggaagagaagcagctaaaagaattacaggctcagcttcttaggcttcagctcactaaggtcaaacaggaagtgagcgacaagaagcagaaagggaaagacgagcgacagatgacagtccaggctgccccagctgaag gtgtccagagaccacggaagggagaagaccgaccatccccacacagctatccttcttga